The DNA window ACCTGCAGtctgtaaatataataatgttcattTGTGATTGACACTGTCTGCGTGAGAGCTATGTGTCAGTATGTTCATTCTTGCGGTTGTCATGGGGCACGCTGAGAACTGTTGCTCATATTTGCATGGAGTTCTGCAACATGATACAGTAGACTTGCACAAGAATAACACAAATTAGCAGATGATCTCAATAAATGCTGCAAAGTTCAGTGTTCAGTGCAGACTAATAGAGCCATTAAAAGCCCATGAAGTattttttcagttcatttgctGATTACTAGCATGTTAGTCattatatgtacacatattgcattttttaagatatataatttatagtataaaaaggaaaaatgaactaaaataaagacaaataacgaccaataagtaaaataaattaattatcaaatctaataaaataacataaatatgcattatattcattcattcattcattttctaccgcttttcctcacaaaggttgcgcggggtgctggagcctatcccagctgtcttccggcgagaggcggggtacaccctggactggtcgccagccaatcacagggcacatatagacaaacaaccattcacacccacattcatacctatggacaatttggagtcgccaattaacctagcatgtttttggaatgtgggaggaaaccggagtacccggagaaaacccacgcatgcacggggagaacatgcaaactccacacagagatgcccgagggtggagtcgaaccctcggtctcctagctgtgaggtcaataTGCATTATATacctaataaaataaatacaaaaatacaagaattaaaaaaatgaactaaaatgaacTATTGAAATAAATTGAGTAGCACGTGTGCTCTGAAGAAATTAATCTATTGTTAGATGACAGATGTCAATCACGGTTGGTCCGGAGAGTGACGTCACCGTGGCCGTGCAGGCAAACAAGTAGTTGCTATGCTATTCACGAGAAAGGTTTTGCCTCACGTTTGGTCTTTTCCACTTGACCCCAGCCTTCATCTCCAGCTCCCCCAGAGGAAAGTGGAAGTCCACGAAGAGTCCGTCGCGGCCCACGATCGCGTCACCGTTGGCTGCGTAGCTGCTTGCGGGATCTTCCTCCGCCAGAAGTTCCGCCAGCCAGCGGCGCGACTGAGAACCCAGGAGCTCGTCGGAGCAAGCCGAGCTGGAGTCGTCGTCGTCCTCCGGCGGAGGAGGGAGGGAGTCCTCGGAGGACACACTCGGCGACTTGTTCATCTTTTAGCTGACTCAGGCGTTCTGCGGGCAAGCGGCCTCTGTGTATGCGCCACTTGTGCACCCGAGGACGAGGCGGTGGCCACGCCCTCTGTTCAGGTTGCGCTCTCACCTGAAGGCGTGGGCGGGAGACGTCACAGACGCTGCTGTTGGAAAAACAAAGACAGTTGCCGCTCAGCTGACCTTTTCAGTACAGCAACAGCCGCTTCTGTCTGCGTTGTTGGTCACAAAGTCCAGTTCCCCAGTGATGGATGTTGATCTGCATCGCTCTCCACGTGGGTGAAGCTGTTGTTCCTGCAAGTGTACTGGTGAGCATCCACAGTGACATGATGTAGTCTTTAAATCCACAATCAGCTTCACATCAGGCGTACTGGTCCATAGTCCTTCAGACCTGTCTCTGTGGAGCTCTTTGGTGATGGAGGCCGTCTTCAAGTAGTAGTTAGAAATGTGCATGATGGCACCCGAGTCAGTTGGTCAACATAGTCCCTTCGGTACCCATGCTGGGGTGCTTTCCATGCCCATCACCACATCTGCGTCATGTCCTAATGATGATAATACCACAAAGCTTTTGTCTGCAGGTGTGACACCTCCCAACCTGGAAAACATTTTATGAGTACTacttgcaagtgtaaaaatgctaattaagttatatttatgttcatgttctGAACATCTCCACAGTCCTtcaatcttgtaaaattgtgatttttgtcTGACTTGGTCCTAATTGATTACAATTGTTTTCCCAGCTAtgttcttacattttttttcataaaaaggatGGCTGTATTGTGTAATGATCCTTCCAATACTTCTTTTAGTTGCGCATTTACTGCCAAACATCTTCCAGGGAGGGGCTTATGCAGTGCCTTAAgccaattacaaaaaaaattaatagccTACTTTGGACACCCGCCGGCTCTACtatataatttttgtattttttttagtgtgatCTAACTTGTTGAAGTTTCATTCTTATACTTATTGAGTTAAATTAGGACTTTTATTCATCTTGAAGGCAATAAAACATGACTTCCTGTGTCATTGTGGAGTAGTAGTAAATGAGAGTTCAAAATGATAAAAGTTGTCAAGAACACTGACTGGAAATGataatttacttttatttaaaaaggtggtttagtttttgtgtgtgtcactgaGACGTCGCCATGATGCTGGACACGCCTGTGAAAGAAAAGCACAAAGTTTACACAACAAAAAGGCGCCGACATGAAGAAACTTGAACAAAATGGTGGCTCACTCTCAAAGTCGATCTTCTCCACGATGTTCTTCGGCTTGACGCTCTCCTCCTGGTTGAAGACGAAGATCTGTCCGTCCTCGCTCTCCGTCCAGCTGTACTTGTTCATCCACACCTTCACCTGCGTGTCTGCAACGACAATGACGTGCTTTAACAACGCACTGAAAGAAATGTCACGTGGGTGCGGTCTTCACTCACCTAGCGGGTCTCCCAGCATCTCGGCCAGCAGGCGTCGCTCTATGGTCTGGTAGGTGATGCCCACCACGTGACAGATGACTATACACAGGCAGAAAGAAGACAAGAGAGCTTGACGTTGTTTGGTTGCAATTTCACCACAAGGTGTCGCTGTGGCTGCCTCAGGATTTTCTCATTCACTCACACTTGCGGACCGAGTCTTCGAAACCCGTAATTCCATCGATGAGCTCCCGATTAGTCGCAAGACTCGTCTGTGAGGAAGAAACACAGTTAATGTTCAAAAGCTTCTGAAAATACACTTAAAAAGATTTTATAATGACCACAGCTTGACCCTGATTAGGAACTGATTAGTTACATCCCAGTCATCCATggccacttcattcattcattcattttctaccgctcacgagggtcgcagggggtgctagagcctatcccagctgtctttgggcgagaggtggggtacaccctggactggtcgccagccaatcaccgggcacatatagacaaacaaccattcacactcacattcatacctatggacaatttggagtcgccaattaacctagcatgtttttggaatctgggaggaaaccggagtactcggagaaaacctgcgcatgcacggggagaacatgcaaactccacacagagatggccgagggtggaattgaaccctggtctcctagctgtgaggtctgtgcgctaaccactcgaccaccgtgctgtcCATGGCCACTTTGCACACCAAATTTCTAGGCTTTGCTCtaaaggtttttcaaaaatacactgtattaattaataatgaatgctATTTCATAGATGAATACTTATTTTAGTAGTAAAAATATATGCATGCTTAAGCAATTTTTtccctaaatgaagcattttcatgcatacaaaatggctaaattaactattaaaaaaaaacagaagatttGTTCAACAAAGTGATGTAGTATCcttcactggtcactaggtgtcagtaatgtcactgtcATGCTCCTTGAGAGAGACAAGACGCCAGACCTGGTTTGAATTATCTaacaacaagcacaataattGGAAATATGACATACTCAGCCCCAACAACGGACCATATTTCCAACAACACATgagtaaatgttttatttttttgaattacGTCGACTACATCGGGTAATACCcgagtaaaggtgactgtaggggtatTATTCCATtacaataatgtcaaaaaaagtACTGCTTTAACCACAAAAATGATCAAGTTATAAATTACGAACACTGAATAATACGGTCAcatctggaacaaattaaacaccggattactgtacattatttaCAATTGGGAAAAACTAattatatgcatgtgtgtgtgttgtacccAGAAGCTCTGGAAGTGGCAGGTCTCCAGCAGGTTGCCCAGCTCCAGGATCTGCTCTATGGGGCTCCCCTTTTGCTGTGACACGGCAAGTCAAGGAAACTGCCTGCCCCCCAAACCCAGAAAGAACAAAGacacatctacacacacacacacacacacacactatgacaACAATGTAATGAGAAGTAGTAGCACTGAGAGGATACGTGTGTCTGGTCAATCATGCACTTGCAGAGGGTGAAGTCTGTGTGTGGCAGGTTGGTGAGCGCCTTCAGCAGGATCTGAGAGGTCACGTTGGTCTGGAAGTAGGCGGGGTTGAACTGGTAGCTGACAGAGACACAGCGTGACGTCACCGATTTTTGTCAACACAGGTCAAACACAGCACCAACATGGTAGGTTAGCATTTAGATCTCACAGTTTTAGCACGGCCAAGTTGGCCTCCAGGTCGTATGCATTTTCTCTGGCTTGCGTTTCCACGTAGCGCTCCAATGTGGCCAGGTTTTCTGGGTTGTACCTGAGGTTCGATGTGACAGAGGACACAATTCTTAGAATGTATCTTACAGTTGCCTTTTATGAGTGCATGTGTTTCATTTATACAGCAGAACGGTCAGTTACAGCTACAACTGAGAGACAACGTGTACATTCCTGGTTAAAAAGTCAGGAACCTCTCACAAACATCTATCTTCAACATCCGTGATAGCGATCAGGTCAGCATTTATACGAGACAATATATAGATAAAAAACAACGTGTTgctataacattactgacactgaattaaaaataacaccaaGCAGTTTCAAGCCACTGATTAAACTTAGCTAGCTATCACGTTAGCATCCCGCTAACATCCAGTTAGCATGTCGGCTAGCTAAGCAACCATTCTTACCGATCGATCCCTCGTAGGAGTTTGGCCACGTTCGCCTTCATCTGCTCAAAAGACGACGACATTTGGTCCTCACGATGTTGGCAAAATATCAGTGGGGGAAATACTACTTGAATCCACACGTGGAGCAAGCAGAGAAAGAGGCACCGGTTAAGGGGAGGCGGGCGGAAGGGAAAGAAGGACGGACCGGAAAagagacacacaaacagaccGGAAGTTGAGACCAAAACTTTCATGGTCCGAACTCTagttttctggaaaaaataaaatcgtTATCGTTAAAAAAGCGAAGCAAATTTATCTAAATAGATTTGTCTAAAATGACAAAGCTTCAAAAGAAAGCGTTTAGGTGTAAGTGAAAGGAAGTGATGGTAAATGTACTGCAGTTCTAGACTATGACCACTAGAGAATAGTAAACGCCAGCACCTAGTTTGAATGGCAGCAcagcagtggaccccattaccTGGGTTCTGCTTTTAACCAACGTCTTATTCCTGTTGCTTTAATTGAATAACTACAAAAGGAATTTAATCATTACATTGTGACAGTTTT is part of the Doryrhamphus excisus isolate RoL2022-K1 chromosome 8, RoL_Dexc_1.0, whole genome shotgun sequence genome and encodes:
- the eif3k gene encoding eukaryotic translation initiation factor 3 subunit K — translated: MSSSFEQMKANVAKLLRGIDRYNPENLATLERYVETQARENAYDLEANLAVLKLYQFNPAYFQTNVTSQILLKALTNLPHTDFTLCKCMIDQTHQKGSPIEQILELGNLLETCHFQSFWTSLATNRELIDGITGFEDSVRKFICHVVGITYQTIERRLLAEMLGDPLDTQVKVWMNKYSWTESEDGQIFVFNQEESVKPKNIVEKIDFESVSSIMATSQ